The following nucleotide sequence is from Acomys russatus unplaced genomic scaffold, mAcoRus1.1, whole genome shotgun sequence.
ATAGGGAAGGTATTACATTGAACTATATGTAATGTTATGCTGccattaaaatgcatatatatacacatattatatatatgtatgtgcatgcatatgtatatgcatatatagctTCTCAAggcaaatgtgtatatatgtgtatgtattgtatgtgtgtgcatatgtgtgtgaaaagTGCAGTATTGAAATAGGTCATTTCTAAATTTTTGATAATGAGAGGAAAGCAGGTAGAAAAGGATGCCAGAATGAAATGATTTTGAGTTTGGTGTCCACTGCTTTCTACCATTGTCTATTCTGATTCTTGTTTCTGATTAAAACTACAGACCAGAAGAATAAATGTTCTtatcttgatgtgttcttgatGGTTCTTTTGTAGCTTAAAAGTATTACCATGTCTCATTTATTATACAAACAACAGCAGGAccaccttaaaacaaaacaaaacaaaacaacaaaaaccttcactGACAATCTTTTTACTTAGTAAATCAGCTTCCTTTATCCTGGTTCCTTGCTTTCTCTAATATTATGCATGCAGTATTTGTTTTCATCATAACATTCATAGTAATGCTCCTGTAAGGTTATAATTTATCCATGCTTATAGTTaaagctggtttttgtttgttttagtgtctATTCATTTGCTTGTGCTTGAGTACTTTCCTTGCAACCTTTGGTAAAAACTGGCAGGTGTAGTCACTAAGATACTACTGACACTGCCCACCACTGTTGCCAGCCAGCTGGTGCCTGGCCTGAtgtttggagagagaaagagagagagagagctctcggCTAAGATGATGCTGATACTGGGTTGAATTGTCCATTGCCTCTGTGGTTTTTCCATCACTAATGGCTCTGTACCTGTTTTTCAGGCTCTGATGTTTTCTAGAATCTGGATTGGACATCAATCTTTAGACCAAGGAGATGACCCTGGTTTTGCCTTACACAAATAAGCTCAAAGTGCTAGAAGGGCTCCAATTGGTGCTCAGAGCACCGGTACTTGGTGCTCTGTTCTTGGGTGATATCCCTCAAAGCTCTTCCAACAGCACAGGGAATGAGATTGAAGGATTCTGAAGAAAGCTTTGGACACTAGGCCACCCTTCCTATCCTCAATCATATGGTTCCTTGCTGCAGCTGTGACTTAGCTTACCTGACGACAAATGCAGGGATAGCAGTTCCTTTCTACCTCTCAAGGACGTTGTAAGCTCAATTGAAACAAATGTGGAGCACTCAGATCTGAAACTCAGGTAGAGCCTGATTCATGCCGCTTACTCTATTGCTATTATTGGCGGCTGAAGGAGGAGTGCTGTTGCCCTCAATTTACATGAAGTGCGCTCAGAGAACACTACGAGCTCTAGTTTGTGAAGACTCTGAATCTCACCTGCTTATCATGAATAGTATATTCAACTCCTTCTTTGGACCTTTCAACCAAGAGAgaagccccatttttttttccatgattaCTATCATTCCACACAGTTGGCCCCATCTTTATTCTACTCAGCTGTCATGGGGTGACCAGCTTTCTTCTGCTATGCTCCTCTGCTATGAAGTTCTACGCTCCCCTCAGTCCCAGgtccagaaacagaggcaggtgtcCATGGACTGCACTCTCTGACACTGtgagctaaaaataaatcctGCCTTATATAATTCATCTCAGATATTGTGCGCATCAACATAAAATGACTAATACAGGTtgagatctttttaaaatgtttccttagaGGAATTCAGTCAAAAggcaagtttatttttttttttttttttttttgtatgaagcACTCAATTTATTGATCTTTGGGGAACGTGATACATCGTCACTATATTACAACTGAGCCATTAGTCGTGTTGCTTCGTCAACATTAGCTGGTTCACTCTCACGGTGCTTCAGTTCTTTCTGCACAGAAGCAAGAGAAAGGCTTTTTGAAAAGTTTGcaagttctttctgtatatttACAAAAGCTCTGTTCATTCTGTTGACTTTTTCATCATTCATAATGTTTATCTTCTTAAGATTAGTGGTAACtggttttgccttgtttttaaccTTGAAAGGTTTTTGGCTGGCTATGTGAAATACATTTCTGGGCTTTTGCCCTTTTAATTTGTTCTTGGCCATTATCAATTCTGCGAAGTTCACGCGGGGAGCTCAGGTTCCCAGTGACGCCATGCCTAAGATCAGCGCACCGGAAAAGGCAAGTTTAAAGAAATTCACTCCATATGCCCAGGCTGCTCACTCATTCATTAGAAGGTGgccagtgggaagagagaaaaggtgaAATCAAAACCTCTCCTTAGTGAGTTCCATTGCTCATATAGATTATtcagtaatttaaaaaagtacCAATGGGAAATATGATGTTTCAAGTCATTTGTCAGttacatattatgtatatttttgttttaatgtcagCATTCTGTGCTAGTTGTACACTCTCACATAGttcaaatgaaatatttacattttatatttgacaatcatatttgtattatttgtgcaaaatgacatcatttattatttgtttacgtatagtatatgtgtatgtgtccatgtgtgtatgtgtttgcgtATGAAAAGGTacctgttcacatgtgtgtgtgtattggcgtgtttgtgtgtgtgtgtgtgtgtgtactggcgtgtttgtgtgtgtgtgtgtgtgtgtgtgtgtgtgtgtgtgtgtgtgtgtgtgtgtgtgattgcgcACATGTAGAAGTGAAAGGTAACCTTCGGGTGCCATTTGTTAGGAGCCATTCATATTGATTTTTTAGGAAAATCTTTGCACTTGGGTCTGGATACTTTTTTCTTACTTATTGGATTCTTATTTTAAGATGAGATCTTCAATATCATCAGATTCTCATTTAGGAGTGCTCACTACCTAGAGGAAGAGACACACCAGAAAGCAAGCAGGGATCTCACAGCATAAAAACGGGCTGGCAGCCGGCCAGGTCTtgaggaactgaagcagagcacTGGTTCTGGATGGCACAGAGTGAAGGAGGTTAATGATATGGTgatccatgtattttttttttttatacagaggGAACATAGGTGAAGACCTTGTGGGTAGGAAGGTGCTCCAGGAAGGAATGATCAGCGTACAGAGGAGCATCTGTAAAGGATTAGACATGGCTGCAATGCAAGGCAGATGCCAGGCATGGGTAATAGCTTACAATGGATCTCCATAACATGCTTAAACATCATATGCAGCATGCAATACTACTTATTCTAGAATGGTAGCAATGCAATACCTTTATATAGTTCTTATTTATACTTCAcacatttttctccattaattgtCACAACAATTTTTGtggggctatttttttttaacctgatttAACTGAGGTCAAATAATGTTTCTCCAGGAAGCCTTATCCAGCTGAAAATTCTAAGGCAGAAGTGGCTTTTCTTGTGTGTTTCAAAGGCAGCACTTTTCCTGGGGCAACATATGTAAATATTGAAGTGATCAAACCCTTATGTTgcaatgctaggcaagcagtcccACACAGGGAAACATGCCATGTGGTTGTTTATAGCTGGTTCATTTCTCACAGGGCTTGAAAAGAGCCATGCTTCTACATCAGGTCAGATTGGCCAGTGAATAGAGCTGCACCATAATGCTGGGAGGGACAAAGCCTATTTTACTGTAGTTGCTGCAACACTGTCTTACTGCTTCTCTGCTTTGCAGGATAATCTTTTGCAAAAACAGACAGAATTGAAGAATCAAACTTAAAAGTAGAAGAATCAACAGATGTCATGGATATTTTAAACCAATTACTGAGGCATCCTTGCAGAAGTAGGCACTGAAATATAGATGTTTCTGTACcaaatttgatttatttctagGCTCATCCCTTTATCATAGCTCCAGTTACATTCCAATGTATTCAGAACAAGCCCATGAGCAATCAGGGTATTCCTAGCTGTTAGCAACTCCACAGATAGTTTACAAAGCTTATTATTGCCATCAGCTCTAATCACAGTGACCACTGAGCACTCATTTACCCCTCAGGGATAGAAGGCAGAAGGACTTCTCAGACCCTTCCTCCACGTTAATCAAGGAAATATCCAGTTCCTGTTTTGATCTCTCAGTTTCTAACCAGGCTAGATATCACTGGTGCCCATGGAATAGTTTTCACCTCTAACAATTTGTAGTATGTAGCCTCTGTACCTCCCAGTAGAATTCCATGCTGAATATCGCATTGCTTATGGAACGGTGAACTGCTCTGTGTGATAGAATAGCCCATTAGTAAGGACAGGTGGTGTTGTGTCTACCTCACTAATACACAATAATTGAGATCCTGATTTGTGCTAGGCAGAGGATACTATgatgacaaaataaacaaagttgAGAGCGTAGgcagggggtctgcacaaactgaagcaccaaccaagggcaatgcatgcagacaacctagaccccctgttcagatgtagctgatggacagctcatgctccatgttTATGGGGAAGGGTATAGAGGGAAACTTCCTTGACATGAACTCTTCTGCCTGTGATTTGTTCACTGCCCCTTGGCTAGGTGGCCTTGGGGCATACAgaagaagggaatgcaggctaccctgatgagacctgatagactgtgatcaaatggtgggggtggaggcctCCCCAATCAGAGGTTAGGGGACGGGAATAGGGCAGAATAGAGAGGGAGTTTGGGAGccggaagataagagtgaggggataacaaccaggatgtaatgtgaattcattaaaattttaaaaaatgaaaaaaaaaaaatcgacaaAGTTACCATCATCCTGTAACTCAGGGGAAGGCAAGTGTCCAACCAGGAACCAAAATGTGGTGACTATTATGAAACTTCCATTTGTCCCTTTCTGTATTTAGTACAATAATTCACAAAGTGTGGTCCTAGAAATAACAGAGGCTCCATCTGGGAAGCCTGAGAATTTGTTAGCATGCTATTCTTGCACTTCACCTGCAACTTGCTGGTTTCAGAACTCTAAAAGTGGAATCTAGCAATTGATGGCCTAATTCTTAATTGTGAAAACCCCTGTTTAAACCCAGTCAGGCAGAAACACATAATGACTAAATCAGATCCAAGAAAAACACTGGTATGGAAACATGACAATGCCAGCAATCACCCAGCTACCATGTTGAAAATCTGGCTCTAAGGCCAAAGCTGAGCACTTATCTTTTTTTCACACCCAGAGAAAAGATAACCTGCCTACAGGGAGAGAGACCTCTTCCCCAGATGACTGCCACATTATCACACGGGCAGCTTCCAATCATCACCATCCATCCAAAGAAAGATGTGAGCCAGCCAGCGCAGCACAAAAAAGCTGAAACAGAGGGGCCTCTGTTCTTGCAGGTGTTGCTCAGGGAGTGAAAGAAAACCAGAAGGGGctaatggtacacacacacacacacacacacacacacacacacacacacacacacaggttagaGTTTGATATTTCAACACATGTATTTCATTTGAGCAACCTAGGGGACTACTACTCTCACCTTGTCaatgttttttttatatttgggATCTTCAAGATCCACTTCTAGACCTTCATGGGTCATATGCTGGGCTACTGTGAACTATTGTTAGCACACCATGATGCAGAACACCATAAATGTTCACATCTCTCCCCTATTCCTTTCAGACATCTCTGTTTCTCATTATTCTACATTCACATGGAAATTTTGGCTTCCACATGTGAAAAAACTGCCTGTATCACTCTTTATTCATTTGACTTCTTTCGGTTAAAATGATGCCCtccaattttatgtattttaatgctaaggacatcatttcattcttttaaatggctgaataatatttcagtgtgcgtgcgtgcgtgtgtgtgtgtgtgtgtgtgtgtgtgtgtgtgtgcgcgtgcgcgctcttcgcgcgcgcatgcacgcataTTTTCTGTAGCTATTAATTTGTTGGTTGTATTCATCTAGATTGATTCTGTGTCTTGAACAATTGCGAGtttgtaaaaattttttcatttattacaatttattcacattaaatccAGATTTTAtcctctcactcttatcttcctgttcctactctccctctctcttctgccctattaccttccctagacctgtgacagggaGCCCCTCCATTCCCGCCATCTGATTACaggtctatcaggtctcatcaagataccctgcatcccctttctctctgtgttcccaaaAGGCCACCTCTCCAAGGGGCAGTAAGCAAATCCTGGCACCAAAGTTTATCTCAGAGGTAGTCCCTGTTCTCCTCAACCCCCCATGTGGAATAAAGGGTCTAGG
It contains:
- the LOC127186611 gene encoding ribosomal biogenesis factor yields the protein MAKNKLKGQKPRNVFHIASQKPFKVKNKAKPVTTNLKKINIMNDEKVNRMNRAFVNIQKELANFSKSLSLASVQKELKHRESEPANVDEATRLMAQL